CTGCCCAACTTTCCCGCCGCTGGCGTCATCAAGATCCCCGCAGCCACGCTGCGGACGATGATTGCCAAGACCATCTTTGCCATCTCCAACGAGGAAAGCCGCTACACGCTGAACGGCGCGCTGATGGTGCTGAAGGCGGATTCCATCACCATGGTGGCGACCGACGGCCATCGCCTGGCGCACATCGAGAACACCTCGGCCAAGCTGGAAGGCGTTTCCGGCGAGATGAAGACGCTGGTGCCCAAGAAGGCCATGGCCGAGCTGAACCTACTGTTGCAAGATGGCAACGCGGAAACAGTAGAGTTCGCGCGCGACGAATCCACGCTCTTCTTCCGCGTGGGCCCGCGCTTGCTGACCTCGCGCCAGCTCACCGGCCAGTTCCCCAACTACGAAGCCGTGCTGCCGCGCGAGTGTCCCCGGGGCGTCACGGTGGGCAGCGCGGAGATCGCCAGCGCCATCCAGCGCGTTGCCCAGTTCGCCGACGAGCGCTCCGGCGCCATCAAGGTCCGCCTGGAGAACAACGAGCTCAAGATCTCGTCTTCCTCCATGGAGAGTGGCGAGTCCGAGGACTCCATCGAAACCGCCTACGCCGCCGAGCCCCTCACCATCGGCTTCAACTCCGGCTACCTGCTCGACTTCCTCAAGGCCTCGAACACCGGCGACGTCCGCCTGGAGTTCAAGGACGAACAGTCCGCCGGCCAGCTCCGCCCCGCCAACGGCGACGACTTCAAGTACCGCTACATCATCATGCCCATGCGGATCTGAGCGCATGTACCGCTCCATCCCGCTAGAAACAAAGCACTAATCAGCCCCGTTTTTCGGACAGATTCCCACCCTCGAAACCGCCCTCTCCGTGCTAGAATGTGAGTTGTTCTGGCGTGCGCTAAGTTACTTAAATATCAATAGCTTGAAGTCACTCTAGCCGCAGTGAAAACAGCCGCGGCGAGCGCTCCATCCGCATCCGAAAACGGAGCTTGATGTCATCCAAGGAAGTTCAGACCGAACCCGCAGTCGCGGTCGCGAAAGTGTCCAAGGTGAAGGCAGAACCCAAGCCGAAAAAGTCGAACGGCGGCGGCGCCGGGAACGGCGACTACACCGCCGACTCCATCAAAGTTCTGGGCGGCATGGAAGCGGTGCGCAAGCGCCCGGCCATGTACATCGGCTCCACCGGTGAGCTCGGCCTGCATCACCTGGTTTACGAAGTAGTGGACAACTCGGTGGACGAAGCGCTGGCCGGACACTGCGGCCAAATCGACGTCACCATCCACATCGACAACTCCATCACCGTGGTGGACGACGGCCGCGGCATCCCGGTCGAGGACATGTTGGTGGACGACGAAAAGATGCCCGCCGCGCAAGTGGTGATGACCAAGCTGCACGCCGGCGGCAAGTTCGATACCGCCACCTACAAAGTCTCCGGCGGAT
The nucleotide sequence above comes from Terriglobales bacterium. Encoded proteins:
- the dnaN gene encoding DNA polymerase III subunit beta, translating into MEITITKTDLLKELVATQGVVERKTTIPILSNFLFEAAGDKLLITATDLDISLRTACPAKVKKEGSCTVPARKFYEYAKLLPDGEISIKLLENHWVHVRLGRSNTKMVGMARANFPALPNFPAAGVIKIPAATLRTMIAKTIFAISNEESRYTLNGALMVLKADSITMVATDGHRLAHIENTSAKLEGVSGEMKTLVPKKAMAELNLLLQDGNAETVEFARDESTLFFRVGPRLLTSRQLTGQFPNYEAVLPRECPRGVTVGSAEIASAIQRVAQFADERSGAIKVRLENNELKISSSSMESGESEDSIETAYAAEPLTIGFNSGYLLDFLKASNTGDVRLEFKDEQSAGQLRPANGDDFKYRYIIMPMRI